One window of the Lactococcus lactis genome contains the following:
- a CDS encoding amino acid permease — protein sequence METNQSLKKKMAARHITMIALGGAIGAGLFKGSSSAIAAAGPSVLIAYFIGGIVLYFVMKSLEKLVLSSKDPHGLSGLVQPYLGNHTADFTDWVYWSMWMINIIAEAVAAASFLQLWFANVPTWVFVLIIALLTSLINLFSVALFAETEYWLAFIKISVVILLIIFGVFLVAKQIFDTNLVTTFSGMTAHGGFAPHGFKGVINSLLIVIYSYGGSELIAITVSETEDPKRAIPKAIRGVIGRIISFYIIPMFLLLVIYNWQTLATSSMSPFVMVFNKMHIPFAGDIVNLIIILALFSSINSGIYASSRLLYFRLKNRQGKMAQRMAHLNKHHVPQRAVIFCSGTLYIGVVLSYFVGDRLFNYLAGSLSYTVLAVWILISLAGFGLSLKTKSLSGRTMSLLALIALFLILIGILFTNPIGVTVFTAILYFIIFISYRKKNDSVSNLN from the coding sequence TTGGAAACTAATCAATCCTTAAAGAAAAAAATGGCCGCACGCCATATTACTATGATTGCTCTTGGTGGAGCAATTGGTGCTGGTCTTTTCAAAGGAAGCTCATCAGCCATTGCTGCCGCTGGTCCCTCTGTCTTAATCGCTTATTTTATCGGAGGAATCGTTCTTTATTTTGTAATGAAGAGTTTAGAAAAGCTTGTTCTAAGTTCAAAAGATCCACACGGCTTGTCCGGACTTGTTCAGCCTTATCTGGGTAATCATACGGCTGATTTTACGGACTGGGTTTATTGGTCAATGTGGATGATTAATATCATTGCTGAGGCTGTTGCTGCTGCAAGTTTTTTGCAGCTCTGGTTTGCTAATGTTCCCACTTGGGTTTTTGTCTTGATTATTGCCCTTTTAACTTCCCTTATTAACTTATTCTCAGTTGCTCTTTTTGCTGAGACAGAATACTGGTTGGCATTTATTAAAATTAGTGTTGTTATTTTGTTGATTATTTTTGGTGTTTTTCTTGTGGCAAAACAAATTTTTGATACTAATCTAGTGACTACTTTCTCTGGAATGACCGCTCATGGTGGCTTTGCTCCTCATGGCTTTAAAGGGGTCATTAATTCTTTATTAATTGTTATCTATTCGTATGGTGGTTCTGAATTAATTGCTATTACAGTTAGTGAAACAGAAGATCCTAAAAGAGCCATTCCTAAAGCCATCCGCGGTGTAATCGGTCGAATTATTTCATTTTATATTATTCCGATGTTCTTACTTCTTGTAATTTATAATTGGCAAACGTTGGCTACTTCTTCAATGAGCCCTTTTGTTATGGTCTTTAATAAAATGCATATTCCTTTTGCTGGCGATATTGTCAACTTGATTATCATTCTTGCCCTCTTCTCATCAATTAATTCTGGAATCTATGCTTCATCTCGCCTTTTGTATTTCCGTTTAAAAAATCGTCAAGGTAAAATGGCTCAAAGAATGGCTCATTTAAATAAACATCACGTTCCTCAAAGAGCAGTTATTTTCTGTTCAGGTACACTTTATATCGGTGTTGTTCTTTCTTATTTTGTCGGTGATCGTTTGTTTAATTACTTGGCTGGTTCCCTTTCTTACACTGTTTTAGCCGTTTGGATTTTAATTAGTCTCGCTGGTTTTGGTCTCTCTCTTAAAACAAAATCATTATCCGGTAGAACAATGAGTCTCTTAGCACTTATTGCTCTCTTTCTCATTCTGATTGGTATTTTATTTACTAATCCAATCGGTGTGACTGTCTTCACAGCAATTCTTTATTTCATCATCTTTATCAGTTATCGAAAAAAGAATGATTCTGTCAGTAATTTAAACTAA